Proteins co-encoded in one Natronorubrum daqingense genomic window:
- a CDS encoding ABC transporter permease — protein sequence MKAYIAKRLAWTVFATWVTLTITFLLIDFSPISAAGAEFVDQQVQSGMDADEARELYEDQLGHGDTVWERYTNFMIGLVTFDWGLSTTYNQPVTDVIMGSWIYSFQFVLPATIISVVLGFAIGLYSATHQYTKEDYAATLFAFTGVSLPNFWFAIMLILVGGVYLDWFPIYYTTNVPGILSWENAHQLVLPVIVLSTSAIASEMRYARAESLEYVHAEFVKTARAKGLSENEVTVRHIFRPAMVPLITILVGDILGLLFAGAYVIEYIFQIPGLGLISYNAIIQQDTPLVLATVLIPVFIAIIGNLVQDICYTMLDPRIEFGDR from the coding sequence ATGAAAGCGTACATCGCAAAGCGCCTCGCGTGGACCGTTTTCGCGACCTGGGTCACGCTGACGATCACGTTCCTGCTTATCGACTTCTCGCCGATCTCGGCCGCCGGTGCCGAGTTCGTCGACCAGCAGGTCCAGTCAGGGATGGACGCGGACGAAGCGAGGGAACTGTACGAAGACCAACTCGGCCACGGCGACACCGTCTGGGAGCGATACACCAACTTCATGATCGGACTGGTGACGTTCGACTGGGGGCTGTCGACGACGTACAACCAGCCGGTGACCGACGTCATCATGGGCTCGTGGATCTACTCGTTCCAGTTCGTCCTCCCGGCGACGATCATCTCGGTCGTCCTCGGATTCGCGATCGGTCTGTACTCGGCCACCCACCAGTACACGAAAGAAGACTACGCGGCGACGCTGTTCGCGTTCACGGGCGTCAGCCTACCGAACTTCTGGTTCGCGATCATGCTGATCCTGGTCGGCGGCGTCTACCTCGACTGGTTCCCCATATACTACACGACGAACGTTCCCGGGATTCTCTCCTGGGAGAACGCCCATCAGTTGGTACTGCCGGTGATCGTCCTCTCGACGTCGGCGATCGCCAGCGAGATGCGCTACGCCCGGGCGGAGTCGCTCGAGTACGTCCACGCGGAGTTCGTCAAGACGGCGCGGGCGAAGGGGCTCTCGGAGAACGAGGTGACCGTCAGACACATCTTCCGACCGGCGATGGTGCCGCTGATCACGATCCTCGTCGGCGACATCCTCGGCTTGCTGTTCGCCGGGGCGTACGTCATCGAGTACATCTTCCAGATACCCGGACTCGGTTTGATCAGCTACAACGCAATTATTCAGCAGGACACGCCGCTCGTGCTGGCGACAGTGTTGATTCCGGTGTTTATCGCCATCATCGGCAACCTCGTACAGGACATCTGTTACACCATGCTCGATCCACGAATCGAATTCGGTGATCGCTAG
- the purQ gene encoding phosphoribosylformylglycinamidine synthase I produces MTVSIIRFGGSNCDRDAERALSHLDIDAEIVWHEDGLPEDTSGIVLPGGFSYGDYLRAGAMAARSPIMDEVREAAADGTPVLGVCNGAQVGCESGLTDGAFTTNERARFQCEHVFLRVERADTPWTAAYEEGDVIEIPIAHGEGRYEISEERLEALEDDGRVLFRYCDENGEPSADANPNGSKHNVAGILGDRETVAVLMPHPERATLPDVGRTDGQGVLRGFEAVEPGA; encoded by the coding sequence ATGACCGTTTCGATCATCCGCTTTGGCGGCTCGAACTGCGACCGCGACGCCGAGCGAGCGCTCTCTCACCTCGATATCGACGCCGAAATCGTCTGGCACGAAGACGGGCTTCCCGAGGATACGTCGGGCATCGTCCTGCCGGGTGGGTTCTCCTACGGCGATTACTTGCGCGCGGGAGCGATGGCAGCGCGTTCGCCCATTATGGACGAGGTGCGCGAAGCGGCGGCCGACGGCACGCCCGTCCTCGGCGTCTGTAACGGCGCGCAGGTCGGCTGCGAGTCCGGGCTGACCGACGGCGCGTTTACGACGAACGAGCGCGCTCGCTTCCAGTGTGAACACGTCTTCCTCCGCGTCGAGCGCGCGGATACGCCGTGGACGGCAGCCTACGAGGAGGGCGACGTCATCGAGATTCCGATCGCTCACGGAGAGGGCCGCTACGAGATCAGCGAGGAGCGACTCGAGGCGCTCGAGGACGACGGCCGCGTGCTCTTTCGGTACTGCGACGAGAACGGCGAGCCGAGCGCGGACGCGAATCCGAACGGCTCGAAGCACAACGTCGCGGGCATTCTCGGCGATCGAGAGACGGTCGCCGTGTTGATGCCCCACCCGGAACGTGCGACGTTGCCCGACGTGGGGCGGACTGACGGACAGGGTGTCCTTCGCGGATTCGAGGCAGTCGAACCTGGTGCGTAG
- a CDS encoding ABC transporter substrate-binding protein: MDPAYAFDENDEFVPRLIRDYEVNDDYTEWTFTLTEHGEWSDPYGAMTAEDWVYSITEILQGEDNWANASMADDWRMSVDEVPDGFEAADEDGEQAWFNVEETGEFEFTVEMPLPFPGFLEEPILWGFQEVIPKDLAEEFVEDQDGDAMNEDDEIQELSYTGNLGAFTVEVLEIEARMNATRNDDYYLRNYDGFEDAPVIEEWTYQVMSEESTRLSALQSGEITHSGVPPRRAEEFDDDIDDVNIFENPTVYCQSMFYNMRDDGWEGLQVPEVRQALTMAVDREELVEEVQYGYATVAHTLSPEYSDFYDNSEVVEWDYDPDAARQQLEDNLPSPYGYSDDRVVDGDGEEVVLNFVFSDSADDTELTARIIQEEMDEIGLEVELDEVPWNTMLDDYLYKEAGEAQEWDFMSGIGRNAYPRAPEATEGFWRPGESANGYGYDDPHGVADMLSDAARMADADERQSQLAEVFGILSEDQPWNFLYFPEDIEGYRDHVEPSEDSSISWEYDINRWEIEQEQ, translated from the coding sequence ATGGACCCGGCGTACGCGTTCGACGAGAACGACGAGTTCGTGCCTCGATTGATTCGGGATTACGAGGTCAACGACGACTACACCGAGTGGACGTTCACGCTCACCGAGCACGGTGAGTGGTCCGATCCCTACGGAGCGATGACCGCCGAGGACTGGGTGTACTCGATCACCGAGATCCTCCAAGGCGAAGACAACTGGGCCAACGCCTCGATGGCCGACGACTGGCGAATGTCCGTCGACGAGGTCCCGGACGGGTTCGAAGCGGCCGACGAAGACGGCGAGCAAGCCTGGTTCAACGTCGAGGAGACCGGCGAATTCGAGTTCACGGTCGAGATGCCGCTGCCGTTCCCCGGTTTCCTCGAGGAACCGATTCTCTGGGGCTTCCAGGAGGTCATCCCCAAGGACCTCGCCGAGGAGTTCGTCGAGGACCAAGACGGCGACGCGATGAACGAAGACGACGAGATTCAGGAACTGTCCTACACCGGAAACCTCGGTGCGTTCACCGTCGAGGTGCTCGAGATCGAAGCGCGAATGAATGCCACTCGCAACGACGACTACTACCTGCGAAACTACGACGGCTTCGAGGACGCCCCCGTCATCGAAGAGTGGACGTACCAGGTTATGAGCGAGGAGTCGACCCGACTATCGGCCCTCCAGTCGGGCGAGATCACCCACTCCGGCGTTCCGCCACGTCGCGCCGAGGAGTTCGATGACGACATAGACGACGTCAACATCTTCGAGAACCCGACAGTCTACTGCCAGAGCATGTTCTACAACATGCGTGACGACGGCTGGGAGGGCCTCCAGGTCCCGGAAGTGCGTCAGGCGCTCACGATGGCCGTCGACCGGGAGGAACTCGTCGAGGAAGTCCAGTACGGGTACGCAACGGTTGCTCACACGCTTTCGCCGGAGTACTCCGATTTCTACGACAACTCCGAGGTCGTCGAGTGGGACTACGACCCGGACGCTGCCCGCCAACAACTCGAGGACAATCTCCCTAGCCCGTACGGCTACTCCGACGACCGCGTCGTCGACGGCGACGGCGAGGAAGTCGTCCTCAATTTCGTCTTCAGCGACTCCGCGGATGACACCGAACTCACCGCTCGAATCATTCAGGAGGAGATGGACGAAATTGGTCTCGAGGTCGAACTCGACGAAGTTCCGTGGAACACGATGCTGGACGACTACCTGTACAAGGAAGCCGGCGAAGCCCAAGAGTGGGACTTCATGTCAGGCATCGGTCGCAACGCGTATCCCCGCGCACCCGAGGCGACGGAGGGCTTCTGGCGGCCCGGCGAGTCCGCCAACGGCTACGGCTACGACGACCCACACGGCGTCGCCGATATGCTCTCCGACGCCGCGAGGATGGCGGACGCCGACGAGCGACAGAGCCAACTCGCGGAGGTGTTTGGCATCCTCAGCGAGGACCAGCCGTGGAACTTCCTCTACTTCCCCGAGGATATCGAAGGCTACCGAGACCACGTCGAACCGAGCGAAGACTCGAGCATCTCGTGGGAGTACGATATCAACCGGTGGGAGATCGAACAAGAGCAGTAA
- the purS gene encoding phosphoribosylformylglycinamidine synthase subunit PurS, producing the protein MSAYTATVTVRLKHGVLDPEAETTKQALERLDFDLEDLRSADRFEIDLEAESPENASERASEMAKRLLANPTIHDYDVEVDER; encoded by the coding sequence ATGAGCGCCTACACCGCGACGGTGACCGTCCGACTCAAACACGGCGTCCTCGACCCCGAGGCCGAGACCACTAAGCAAGCCCTCGAGCGGCTCGATTTCGACCTCGAGGATCTCCGTTCGGCGGATCGCTTCGAGATCGACCTCGAGGCCGAATCGCCCGAGAACGCGAGCGAACGCGCGAGCGAGATGGCGAAACGCCTGCTCGCGAACCCGACCATCCACGACTACGACGTGGAGGTCGACGAGCGGTAG
- a CDS encoding nucleoside recognition domain-containing protein, translating into MTGTNRERVVLIGKESVGKSALATGLTNAPPTATAVGGSTVSCERYRCDSLEVVDTPGITLDADTKTTRDALAALEGAATVVLVVPATDLDRDLADLLSLVQGRVGAVVVTHWDKVESIDEASGVVASLEADLGVPVMPVDARRLGHVAADGGVRTGGGEGAANRSGRAADGRDVIAALEHAGEFPAETAVRANWQIDPRKRVFDRPYLGPVAGALVLALPALVAVWFANTVAGELDPLVDAALEGPVAYAASLPGPLAAVLGGEYGLLAMGPFLFVWALPTMLIFAVFMGAYSASGLTMRVTTALHPVMRRIGLTGRDLVRVVMGFGCNVPAVTSTRGCSECTRCTTISAISFGSACSYQFPATLAVFAAVGMPWLVGPYLAILVATTLLYVRLIAPLEARTTALAVDRRTFLEWPRPRAIWREARRSLASFLTTALPVFAGICVVAALLEYVGALERLGAVLEPAMAAFGLPAETALPVVFAAIRKDGIALLTADTTGIASLSALEVLVAVYLAGVLLPCLVTAITIAREVSIRFVATMLARQAAAAVGFALAIAWGGRLVF; encoded by the coding sequence ATGACCGGGACGAACCGCGAGCGCGTCGTCCTGATCGGCAAGGAGAGCGTCGGAAAGTCGGCGCTCGCGACCGGACTGACGAACGCGCCACCGACTGCGACGGCCGTCGGGGGCTCGACCGTCTCGTGCGAACGGTATCGATGTGACTCCCTCGAGGTGGTCGACACGCCAGGAATCACCCTCGACGCGGACACGAAAACGACTCGAGACGCGCTCGCCGCCCTCGAGGGTGCGGCGACGGTCGTTCTCGTCGTTCCAGCGACGGATCTCGACCGAGACCTCGCCGATCTGCTTTCGCTCGTGCAGGGACGGGTGGGTGCAGTAGTCGTCACTCACTGGGACAAAGTCGAGTCGATCGACGAGGCAAGCGGTGTCGTCGCGTCCCTCGAGGCCGACCTCGGTGTTCCCGTGATGCCCGTCGATGCGCGACGTCTCGGCCACGTTGCGGCGGACGGTGGGGTCCGAACGGGGGGCGGTGAGGGAGCGGCGAACCGATCGGGGCGGGCTGCAGACGGTCGCGACGTGATCGCCGCGCTCGAGCACGCGGGTGAGTTCCCCGCCGAGACTGCTGTCCGGGCGAACTGGCAGATCGACCCACGTAAACGGGTCTTCGACCGTCCGTACCTCGGTCCGGTGGCGGGTGCACTCGTCCTCGCGTTGCCCGCGCTGGTCGCCGTCTGGTTCGCGAACACCGTCGCTGGAGAACTCGACCCGCTCGTCGACGCCGCACTCGAGGGACCAGTCGCGTACGCGGCGTCACTGCCGGGACCGCTCGCGGCCGTGCTGGGCGGTGAGTACGGCCTGCTCGCGATGGGGCCGTTCCTGTTCGTTTGGGCGCTGCCCACCATGCTCATCTTTGCAGTGTTCATGGGCGCGTACTCGGCGAGCGGGCTGACGATGCGCGTCACGACGGCGCTTCACCCGGTTATGCGCCGGATCGGACTCACCGGCCGGGACCTCGTTAGAGTCGTCATGGGATTCGGTTGTAACGTTCCCGCGGTGACGAGTACCCGCGGCTGCTCGGAGTGCACCCGCTGTACGACGATCTCGGCCATCTCGTTCGGGTCGGCGTGTTCCTACCAGTTCCCCGCCACCCTCGCCGTCTTCGCCGCCGTCGGTATGCCCTGGCTCGTCGGCCCCTACCTCGCGATCCTCGTCGCGACGACGCTCCTCTACGTTCGCCTGATCGCGCCACTCGAGGCCCGAACGACCGCTCTCGCCGTCGATCGTCGAACGTTCCTCGAGTGGCCCCGTCCCCGGGCGATCTGGCGCGAGGCGCGTCGGTCGCTCGCGAGTTTCCTCACGACGGCACTCCCCGTCTTCGCGGGGATCTGCGTCGTCGCCGCGCTCCTGGAGTACGTCGGTGCGCTCGAGCGATTGGGGGCCGTTCTCGAGCCGGCGATGGCCGCGTTTGGACTGCCCGCCGAGACCGCGTTGCCGGTCGTCTTCGCGGCGATCCGCAAGGACGGCATCGCGCTGCTTACTGCGGACACGACGGGGATCGCTTCGCTCTCGGCGCTCGAGGTGCTGGTCGCCGTCTACCTCGCCGGGGTCTTACTTCCCTGTCTCGTCACCGCTATTACGATCGCACGGGAGGTCTCGATCCGATTCGTCGCGACGATGCTCGCCCGGCAGGCCGCCGCCGCGGTCGGATTCGCACTCGCCATCGCCTGGGGCGGCCGGTTGGTGTTCTAA
- a CDS encoding ABC transporter ATP-binding protein encodes MSPGRALLEVDGLKKHFPMTRGVMKEEIGRVRAVDGISFEVEAGETFGIVGESGCGKSTAARSILRLDDPTDGAVRFDGRDITEYDRTELKRFRREAQMIFQDPDSSFDPRMSIGESIAEPLIVHGMKDRELRRSIIEKLLVRVGLQADDIDRYPHEFSGGQKQRIGLARALVLNPRLLVADEPVSALDVSIQAEILKLMEDLQAEFGLSILLISHNLGVVRHICDRVGVMYLGELVEVGPTEDLFSNPEHPYTRALISAIPSTDLSERGERVRLKGSVPDPANPPRGCRFHTRCPEVIPPEEYDVDQSTWRSLLDFKQRVEDGMEIDGLYELLYPEEPLDENEVPEELPVDAVENALRSEYELDARIEDAEAESVFERTAERLAAGDGEAARELLDEEFTTVCQRSKPKLRTEQNGHRVACHLVGESTAREQLAAETTGTTD; translated from the coding sequence ATGAGCCCCGGTCGAGCCCTGCTCGAGGTCGACGGCCTCAAGAAACACTTCCCGATGACTCGAGGGGTCATGAAAGAGGAGATCGGCCGCGTACGGGCCGTCGACGGGATCTCCTTCGAGGTCGAGGCGGGCGAGACGTTCGGAATCGTCGGCGAATCCGGCTGTGGCAAGTCGACGGCAGCCCGATCTATCCTCCGTCTCGACGATCCGACGGACGGTGCCGTTCGGTTCGACGGCCGCGACATTACCGAGTACGACCGAACGGAGCTCAAGCGCTTCCGTCGGGAGGCGCAGATGATCTTCCAGGACCCCGACTCGAGTTTCGATCCGCGGATGAGCATCGGCGAGTCGATCGCCGAGCCGCTGATCGTCCACGGGATGAAAGATCGAGAGCTTCGCCGGTCGATCATCGAGAAACTCCTCGTCCGCGTCGGGTTGCAGGCAGACGACATCGATCGGTACCCACACGAGTTCTCCGGCGGGCAGAAACAGCGAATCGGGCTCGCTCGAGCGCTCGTGTTGAACCCGCGGCTGCTCGTCGCGGACGAACCGGTCAGCGCGCTCGACGTCTCGATTCAGGCGGAGATCCTCAAACTCATGGAGGACCTGCAGGCGGAATTCGGTCTGAGCATCCTGCTCATCAGCCACAACCTCGGCGTCGTTCGACACATCTGCGACCGCGTCGGGGTCATGTACCTCGGGGAACTCGTGGAGGTCGGACCGACAGAAGATCTCTTCTCGAACCCGGAGCATCCCTACACGCGTGCGCTCATCTCGGCGATTCCCTCGACTGACCTCTCGGAGCGGGGAGAACGGGTTCGACTCAAGGGGTCCGTCCCCGATCCCGCGAATCCACCACGCGGCTGTCGGTTCCACACCCGCTGTCCCGAGGTCATCCCGCCGGAGGAGTACGACGTCGACCAGTCGACCTGGCGATCCCTGCTCGACTTCAAACAACGGGTCGAAGACGGGATGGAGATCGACGGGCTCTACGAATTACTCTATCCCGAAGAGCCACTCGACGAGAACGAGGTTCCCGAGGAACTACCCGTCGATGCGGTCGAGAATGCGCTCCGGTCGGAGTACGAACTCGATGCCCGAATCGAGGACGCCGAGGCCGAGTCAGTCTTCGAACGCACGGCCGAACGGCTCGCGGCCGGCGACGGCGAGGCGGCACGCGAGTTGCTCGACGAGGAGTTCACAACAGTCTGTCAACGGTCGAAGCCAAAACTCCGCACGGAGCAGAACGGTCACCGAGTCGCCTGTCACCTCGTCGGCGAGTCGACGGCCCGCGAGCAACTGGCGGCGGAAACGACGGGAACGACCGACTGA
- a CDS encoding FAD/NAD(P)-binding protein — translation MYECVIVGGGIHGTYCCQRVLEETDLEREDLLIVDPNERLLASFRRKAAACDMDELRSTFVHHVGTEPFGLESFAEGHDREDELRPTPGYPRRPTLSLFLDYADYVIERANLASLHRQATVNSIRRSDQRSEHFVLETTAENRATDSPATERIRTRTCVLAIGHGGRYREPEWTDGVDSITHVWSDFDPERSVDETVVVGGGITAAQLATCLAARESVTLCPRHELETAAIEADPRWINWNHIGHHLHRHPPGSRERLETVSEARNDGTIPPTLFERLETVREDESLSVRRGDVRSARAVGCDGRVRLLLADGGCLSADRVVLATGFDPVFEHPFVDRAADELALERGYRGMPVLDDETLAWTRGDGQPSSLFVTGALAAGTVGPLAGNIAGARRAADRLAPAIAAASNQAIPAD, via the coding sequence ATGTACGAGTGCGTCATCGTCGGCGGCGGCATCCACGGTACCTACTGCTGTCAACGGGTACTCGAGGAGACCGACCTCGAGCGCGAGGATCTCCTGATCGTGGACCCAAACGAACGGCTGCTCGCGTCGTTTCGCCGAAAGGCGGCTGCCTGTGACATGGACGAACTCCGGTCGACGTTCGTCCACCACGTCGGCACCGAGCCGTTCGGCCTCGAGAGCTTCGCCGAAGGCCACGACCGCGAGGACGAACTCCGGCCGACGCCGGGCTATCCGCGCCGCCCGACGCTGTCGTTGTTCCTGGATTACGCAGACTACGTGATCGAACGCGCGAACCTCGCGTCGCTCCACCGGCAAGCGACCGTGAACTCGATTCGTCGATCGGACCAGCGTAGCGAGCACTTCGTTCTCGAGACGACGGCCGAAAACCGAGCGACGGACTCGCCGGCCACCGAACGGATCCGAACTCGCACCTGCGTCCTGGCGATCGGCCACGGCGGCCGCTATCGCGAACCCGAGTGGACCGACGGCGTCGACTCGATCACGCACGTCTGGAGCGATTTCGATCCCGAACGGTCCGTCGATGAGACCGTCGTCGTCGGCGGCGGAATCACCGCCGCCCAACTCGCGACCTGTCTCGCCGCTCGGGAGTCAGTCACGCTCTGTCCCCGACACGAACTCGAGACCGCAGCGATCGAAGCCGACCCGCGCTGGATCAACTGGAATCACATCGGTCACCACCTCCACCGACACCCACCGGGGTCACGTGAGCGACTCGAAACCGTCAGCGAGGCGCGCAACGACGGGACGATTCCACCCACGCTGTTCGAGCGCCTCGAGACGGTCCGCGAGGACGAGTCGCTCTCGGTCCGACGCGGCGACGTTCGCTCGGCTCGCGCAGTCGGCTGCGACGGCCGCGTCCGGCTCTTGCTCGCAGACGGCGGTTGTCTCTCTGCCGACCGAGTCGTGCTGGCGACCGGGTTCGACCCCGTCTTCGAGCACCCATTCGTCGACCGCGCGGCCGACGAACTCGCCCTCGAGCGAGGGTATCGAGGGATGCCAGTTCTCGACGACGAGACGTTGGCGTGGACTCGAGGGGACGGCCAGCCGTCGTCACTATTCGTCACTGGTGCTCTGGCAGCGGGTACCGTCGGCCCGCTGGCGGGTAACATTGCAGGCGCACGTCGAGCGGCGGACCGGCTGGCACCCGCGATCGCCGCGGCCAGCAACCAGGCTATCCCGGCCGACTAA
- a CDS encoding ABC transporter permease, with protein sequence MSSDTQTDAVRDDISFEDIDWDEYGGGVTLTRARIAALVTMGAIVVGWILDYLFGHHRQPLVEYDLGPIEFAPNPGNVEWLFALTIAVLFFYGIVPLYQNPRMTRHYWTEFKKNKAAVLSLFFLAFVFLVAVFGPFVFGRPDIDVTNAYEPPVFYQYVPGWEGGTWAHPFGTMQSGEDILQVVVIGARVSMMVGLIGCLMIIALASAVGTTAAYFGGLVDEVLMRFVDIMLTFPTFFLILFVVYLYGGDLFTIIVILGLTTWTATSRIVRSEALQRNEEAYIDAAKNVGASERWIITRHLVPNVSNTIITAATLVIPSLILYEAVLAFLGFGDPNVWSWGRAISVGRGDLQNAWWVSTIPGVFLFLTVLAFNFLGDALRDALDPRHQ encoded by the coding sequence GTGAGTTCAGACACGCAGACGGACGCCGTTCGCGACGACATCAGCTTCGAGGACATCGACTGGGACGAGTACGGCGGCGGCGTCACGTTGACTCGGGCCCGAATCGCGGCCCTGGTGACGATGGGCGCCATCGTCGTCGGCTGGATTCTGGACTACCTGTTCGGCCACCACCGACAGCCCCTCGTCGAGTACGACCTGGGGCCGATCGAATTCGCCCCGAATCCGGGGAACGTCGAGTGGTTGTTCGCGCTCACCATCGCGGTGTTGTTCTTCTATGGAATCGTCCCCCTGTACCAGAACCCGCGGATGACGAGACACTACTGGACGGAGTTCAAGAAGAACAAAGCCGCCGTCTTGAGCCTGTTCTTCCTCGCGTTCGTCTTCCTGGTCGCGGTGTTCGGCCCGTTCGTGTTCGGACGCCCTGATATCGACGTCACGAACGCCTACGAGCCGCCGGTGTTCTATCAGTACGTCCCGGGCTGGGAGGGTGGCACGTGGGCTCACCCGTTCGGAACCATGCAGTCGGGAGAAGACATCCTGCAGGTCGTCGTCATCGGCGCTCGCGTGAGCATGATGGTCGGCCTCATCGGCTGTCTGATGATCATCGCGCTCGCGAGCGCCGTCGGAACGACGGCCGCCTACTTCGGCGGACTGGTCGACGAGGTGCTGATGCGATTCGTCGACATCATGCTCACGTTCCCGACGTTTTTCCTCATCCTGTTCGTCGTCTACCTCTACGGCGGCGACCTGTTCACGATCATCGTGATCCTCGGGCTGACGACGTGGACGGCGACCTCGAGAATCGTCCGGTCGGAGGCGCTCCAGCGCAACGAGGAGGCGTACATCGACGCGGCGAAGAACGTCGGTGCGAGCGAGCGTTGGATCATCACGCGACACCTCGTGCCGAACGTCTCGAACACGATCATCACCGCAGCGACGCTCGTCATCCCGTCGCTGATCCTTTATGAGGCGGTGTTGGCGTTCCTCGGCTTCGGCGATCCGAACGTCTGGTCGTGGGGGCGGGCGATCTCCGTCGGTCGGGGCGACCTCCAGAACGCCTGGTGGGTCTCGACGATCCCCGGCGTGTTCTTGTTCCTGACGGTACTGGCGTTCAACTTCCTCGGCGACGCGTTGCGAGACGCGCTCGACCCTCGACACCAATAA
- a CDS encoding ABC transporter ATP-binding protein, whose protein sequence is MTDEPLLSIQDVQTHFHTDDGLVRAVDGVSFDVDRGETVCVVGESGSGKSVTCETVTQLIPMPPGEIAGGEVYFDGVDVTALPDDELRELRGGRIGHVFQNPQGALNPVYTVGYQIREAIDAHHDVSKAEARQRAVDLLEAVGIPEAATRVDDYPHEFSGGMKQRVVIAMALVCEPDLLIADEPTTALDVTIEAQILDLFRDLQDEYDMGIVFVTHDLGVVAEIADTVVVMYAGKVMETGSVEDIFENPAHPYTKALLECLPGQSNLEPIPGSLPSTTDPPDGCRFHARCEYATEECRVGEQPPLYEIGDEHQVSCIHWRDDIDELPDPAEVHDATVSLEGEL, encoded by the coding sequence ATGACCGACGAACCACTACTCTCCATCCAAGACGTACAAACCCACTTCCACACCGACGACGGTCTCGTCAGAGCGGTCGACGGCGTCAGCTTCGATGTCGACCGCGGCGAGACCGTTTGCGTCGTCGGTGAGAGCGGGTCCGGAAAGTCCGTGACGTGCGAAACGGTGACGCAACTGATCCCGATGCCTCCCGGCGAGATCGCCGGCGGCGAGGTGTACTTCGACGGCGTAGACGTAACTGCGCTGCCCGACGACGAGTTGCGCGAACTGCGCGGCGGCCGGATTGGTCACGTCTTCCAGAACCCACAGGGAGCGCTCAACCCCGTCTACACCGTCGGTTACCAGATCCGGGAGGCGATCGACGCCCACCACGACGTCTCGAAGGCGGAGGCCCGCCAGCGGGCGGTCGACCTCCTCGAGGCCGTCGGCATCCCCGAGGCCGCGACTCGCGTCGACGACTACCCCCACGAGTTCTCCGGCGGGATGAAACAGCGCGTCGTGATCGCGATGGCGCTGGTCTGCGAACCGGATCTGCTGATCGCCGACGAACCGACGACGGCGCTCGACGTGACGATCGAAGCCCAGATTCTCGACCTCTTTCGTGACCTCCAAGACGAGTACGACATGGGCATCGTGTTCGTAACCCACGACCTCGGCGTCGTCGCCGAGATCGCCGACACGGTCGTCGTCATGTATGCGGGGAAAGTGATGGAAACCGGGTCAGTCGAGGACATCTTCGAGAATCCGGCTCACCCCTACACGAAGGCGCTGCTCGAGTGTCTCCCCGGCCAGTCGAATCTGGAGCCGATTCCCGGGAGCCTCCCGAGCACGACCGATCCGCCGGATGGCTGTCGGTTCCACGCCCGGTGTGAGTACGCGACCGAGGAGTGTCGTGTCGGCGAGCAACCGCCATTGTACGAGATTGGCGACGAACACCAGGTGTCCTGTATCCACTGGCGCGACGATATCGACGAACTCCCCGATCCGGCGGAGGTCCACGATGCGACCGTCAGCTTGGAAGGTGAACTATGA
- a CDS encoding rhodanese-like domain-containing protein gives MSKISPSELEERLSSDDPPSVLDIRPSDAYERGSIDGSHNVPVYDDLRRGDEAALRDSLSEIPDDRPVVTVCKAGVVATKATDLLESEGYDALTLAGGIRRWTGYRNQSLGYRLSSFLRQLV, from the coding sequence ATGAGCAAGATCAGTCCCTCGGAACTCGAGGAGCGACTCTCGAGTGACGACCCGCCGTCCGTCCTCGACATCCGCCCGAGCGACGCCTACGAGCGCGGGTCTATCGACGGAAGCCACAACGTCCCCGTGTACGACGATTTGCGACGCGGCGACGAGGCCGCCCTTCGCGACTCGCTTTCGGAGATCCCGGACGACCGGCCCGTCGTCACGGTCTGTAAAGCCGGCGTCGTCGCGACGAAGGCGACCGACCTCCTCGAGTCGGAAGGCTACGACGCGCTCACGCTCGCTGGTGGCATCCGCCGATGGACGGGGTACAGAAATCAGTCACTGGGCTACCGCCTCTCGTCGTTCCTTCGGCAGTTAGTTTGA